The Oncorhynchus gorbuscha isolate QuinsamMale2020 ecotype Even-year linkage group LG08, OgorEven_v1.0, whole genome shotgun sequence DNA window TACCCATCCAATGCTTAAAAATCTACATGAAGTCCTTAGAGGgtatgtgtctatatgtatgtggTAGGGGCTAGTGGTCGACTTGGATCTGAGCCACTGGCTGACGACTCTTCTCCCACACACTGATGCCTCAGGCAGTTCCACTGCTGGCCAACGGGGGAGAGGGGTTGTCAATCTCTGGGAGGGAGTCGGTTGGTTTCAGGCCCTCTGGGTCTCTGGTGCACGGGCTGCCCATCATCTCCACACTGTTACAGTTAACAGGGGAGCTGATCTCTGACGATCGGCCTCCTCCTGCCTTCTCAGGGGCAGCCTGCAGAGCGGCGGCGGCGGCGAGCGGGAGGTTCATCATATAAAACATGCTGCCTAGCCGTCGAGACACCTGGgtgggacagagatagagatgccAAAAGGTATTATAATAAACAATGTGCTGAAACTATGTGCATCAATACTTTTTTTCTCCGAAAATGGTTTGCAAAATATTTAATCCCATTGAAAATTAAATAGACAGCACTTGAAAATCTTTTGGTCTGCTGTCCGAatttgtttgatggtttgtctacCTGTGATCGTATCTTGAGTGCAGGGCCCAGCTTCAGTCCCATGGTGTCCAGTAGATGTTCTTCTGTCAGGAGCGGCAACGTTTCCCCATCTATCACGTGGTCCTTGAACGTCTGCAGGGAATAATCAGGTAATATGAGGAGGAGGGATACAGGAACGTTTAACCGGTTAGAAGAACATCCTTTAAAAGGCAGGTGCAGCAGTATGACACTATATACAGCGAGGCAACTTTCTGTTTACAAAAATCACCAACAACAGAATTCAAACCTGCAAAGTGGGACTGTCTCGGGGGAGGGTGCAAACTGTTAAGAAACAACAGCGACAGTCCTGGCAGATTTCAATTCTGTTGTTATTGATTTTTGTAAGCAGGAAGTCACTCTACTGTTTTGATGATGACCAGGAAAAGACACCAACCTGAGCATATTCAGAGCAGCTGGGTATGTTGTTGATGAAGTTGTAAACGTCGTCCACTGTCCACTTCCTGAGGTCTTGGATAGAGGACATATCTTCTCCGTTGAGAAAGAGATTGGGGTGCCCTGATCAAAACAACACACATACGGCTCACATCTATCCTTGGTCAAATAAatgatacaaatcaaatcaaagacaGCAGGCACAAACCCCTGAGAGTTTTGATCAAAATAAGACTGTAGAAAGTAGACCCACCATGAGGGAACATGTAAGGCATGCCTGGGATAGGCCCACTGGCGGAGGGATACTGGAACGCAGAGCATTGGCCAGGCATGTCTTTCTCGCTGGCGCCACTGTTGCAGTTGGTAACGTCAGGGCAGCCATCTTGACTGTTTATGCAGGCCTTGCGCaggccctgctcctcctccttgtAGCTCTTCCTGCTGCCCGCCGAGAGCTGTGCGTCCATTTTGGTTTGATGTTGTTTGCTGGCCGCCTCCCCTCCCATGTCCATTTTCCCCTCcgcctctttctcctctcccgagGCACCGCCGGGACTCTGCTCCACGCTCTTGTCTTCCGATTGGCCCTTCGGGCCCGACACGTGGCTCTCTGTGCTCTTGTGATTAGTTGCCCTGCGACCGACCCTGCGGCTCCTCTCCCTCTGCAGCGTGCTGATTGGTGGATAGGGGCTGGAGGACATCAGGAGGCTGTTGGCCTGCATTTCCTCCAGGGTGGTGCGGTGGACGAAGACGTCGTGGCCGTCTGGGAGGCGTTGGCGCCCTCGGAACGCCATGGCATTGGACTGGTACATCATGGGCGCCTCCATACCCATCAGACCCTTCTGATGTGCGTTCTCCATCTCCTTCTGATGGAGGATGGCATTCATCTCCATCCTGAAAAAACAACCAATACAAACCAGTTAGACGTAACAATACTCCAATCAGACGTAACAATACACCAATCAGACATAACAATACACCAATCAGACGTAACAATACACCAATCAGACGTAACACACCAATCAGACGTAACAATACACCAATCAGACGTAACAATACACCAATCAGACGTAACAATACACCAATCAGACGTAAAAATACACCAAGCAGACATAACACACCAATCAGACATAACACACCAATCAGACGCAACACACCAATCAGACATAACACACCAATCAGACATAACACGCCAATCAGACATAACAATACACACCAATCAGACATAACACACCAATCAGACGCAACACACCAATCAGACATAACACACCAATCAGACGCAACACACCAATCAGACATAACACACCAATCAGACATAACACGCCAATCAGACATAACAATACACACCAATCAGACATAACACACCAATCAGACATAACACACCAATCAGACGTAACACACCAATCAGACGCAACACACCAATCAAACGTAACACACCAATCAGACGTGACAACACACCAATCAAACGTGACAACACACCAATCAGACGTGACACACCAATCAGACACAACACACCAATCAAACGTGACAACACACCAATCAGACATAACAATAAACCACTCAGACGTAACAACACAAACCAGTTAGATATCACAATACAACAATCAGACATAACCGAacactacatatatatatatataacaatacACATTTGTAGGTCACATGGGCTCTGTGTATGGGCTCTGTATTTAATCAAATCATATCTGCCAACTGTTCTGTAATGTAGTGCATGAAACAGGCTCTTGGTATTAAGGTGAAGGGGCCCGTAAAAGGGAGGGCTATGATTTCCAAAGCCCTAGAGTCCATGACGTGTACTTTGATATGTCCTGTAACATGCAGCTGCAGATCAATGTCAGACCGTACCTGGCAATGTTCTGCTTGTGGATGAGCTCCTGTCGCCGGGCAACTGTCTCCATGGGCTCTGAGGGCATGAAGCTATAGCCAGCTCCAGGGAAGCCCCTGCCAGGCATACCAGGATGTGGGGGCATGGGCGGACCGAGGTGACCCCCCATGTGCATCTGCCTGACCTCAGAAGATACCATCTCAGAGGGAGGAGCTAGCTCTCTTTCCATGAAGCGGGGCTCAAACTGGGTGGGCACCCCCTGTAACCTTTGCTGTCCCTGGGCCAGAATCTGTGGAGTCATGGTCATCTGGTTTCTCATCATCATCTCCTGCCGCTGACGTAGCTCTGCGACGAAACACAACGCAACACGATTCAGATTCAGAGTGTTTAACAGTCAcgtgtacagggttgcaggtgtgattgcagggtacagtgaaaatCTTAGGCTTCGAGCTCCAACATGCAGGACTAGTGAAATACCTAACCTTCTGAAATACCTAACCTTCTGAAATACCTAACCTTCTGAAATACCTAGCCTTCTGAAATACCTAACCTTCTGAAATACCTAACCTTCTGAAATACCTAACCTTCTGAAATACCTAACCTTCTGAAATACCTAACCTTCTGAAATACCTAACCTTCCTAACCTTCTGAAATACCTAACCTTCTGAAATACCTAACCTTCTGAAATACCTAACCTTCTGAAA harbors:
- the LOC124041022 gene encoding sterile alpha motif domain-containing protein 7-like, giving the protein MTPREQLRKMSAMGEQGALDEKHWYRLVNGMSAGELRQRQEMMMRNQMTMTPQILAQGQQRLQGVPTQFEPRFMERELAPPSEMVSSEVRQMHMGGHLGPPMPPHPGMPGRGFPGAGYSFMPSEPMETVARRQELIHKQNIARMEMNAILHQKEMENAHQKGLMGMEAPMMYQSNAMAFRGRQRLPDGHDVFVHRTTLEEMQANSLLMSSSPYPPISTLQRERSRRVGRRATNHKSTESHVSGPKGQSEDKSVEQSPGGASGEEKEAEGKMDMGGEAASKQHQTKMDAQLSAGSRKSYKEEEQGLRKACINSQDGCPDVTNCNSGASEKDMPGQCSAFQYPSASGPIPGMPYMFPHGHPNLFLNGEDMSSIQDLRKWTVDDVYNFINNIPSCSEYAQTFKDHVIDGETLPLLTEEHLLDTMGLKLGPALKIRSQVSRRLGSMFYMMNLPLAAAAALQAAPEKAGGGRSSEISSPVNCNSVEMMGSPCTRDPEGLKPTDSLPEIDNPSPPLASSGTA